The genomic region CGGCTGGTAAGCCGGATTGCGCGGTAACAGGCGAACAGCATCGCCGACCCGCTCGAAACGCTTGATGGTGACTTCGCCGTCGAGCCTCGCCACCACGATCTGGCCGTTGAGCGCTTCGGGATTGCGCCGCACACCCACCAGATCGCCGTCGAGGATGCCGTCCTCGATCATCGAATCACCCTGGACCCGCAGCATGTAATCCGGCGCTCGCGAGAAGATCGACGGATCGAGCAGCAAACGGCTGTGGACCTCGGCATCGGCACCGATCGGCGCACCGGCCGCCACGCGGCCCAGTACCGGAACGTCCAGCAGCTCGGGCCGCGGCGGCTGGTTCAATAAGCGGATGCCACGTGCCTGATGCGGATTGACCTCGATGAAACCCGCCTCGGTCAGCGCCAGCACGTGCTTGCGCGCCACGCTACGGGAGGCGAAACCGAAGGCCTCGCTGATTTCAGCGAGGCTCGGGGGCTGACCGTGTTCGGCGATGCGATCGCGGATGAAGGTCAAGATGGCGGTACGGCGGGGAGTTAAAGTCGTCATGGAGTACATTTGTACTCCTCCGGCTTTTTCCTGGCAAGGACTTGCTCGACATCTGCCCTGTACGTGATGCCTTGCCGAAGGCTGCGGTCCGATATTTAGCCGATGCGCAATGCGCGCAGGTCAAGGCAGCCGTCCTGGAGCGGCGGGCACCAGTAGTAGCCACCAGTGATCGGTCGGCTGATGCGGTACAAGCCGTCGGTAATGCCGTCTTCCAGACCGCTCATGCGCCGCAGTTGGGCTTCGAATGCATCGAGGGAAAAACCGAACGCCAGGAACATCAGGCCGGCGCGATCGCCTTCGATCCACGGCATTGAGCGACGGACCA from Pseudomonas sp. GGS8 harbors:
- the lexA gene encoding transcriptional repressor LexA; the protein is MYSMTTLTPRRTAILTFIRDRIAEHGQPPSLAEISEAFGFASRSVARKHVLALTEAGFIEVNPHQARGIRLLNQPPRPELLDVPVLGRVAAGAPIGADAEVHSRLLLDPSIFSRAPDYMLRVQGDSMIEDGILDGDLVGVRRNPEALNGQIVVARLDGEVTIKRFERVGDAVRLLPRNPAYQPIIVRADQDLAIEGVFCGLVRQG